ATCAAGGGCATCTAATTCATCATCTAAACTACGACTTGATGCATGCAGGTCTTCCGTCGTTTCTGCCTCTGCTTCCATCTCCATTACCTTTTCTTCCATTCGCTCAAAACCTTGTTTTGATTGGTCGTTACCAACAGAAGACATCGCACGGTTCATTTTCTTGCGAGTCTTTGCTGATTCTGCTCGTGCTTTTAATGAATCTTTCTTTAACTTCATTTCATTGTATTCATTTTTCATTTCCTCTAACTTCTCTCGCAATGCATCAGCATCTGCTTTTGCCGTATCATAGGATTCCTTTAATGACTCCGCTTGCTCACTATGTGATTTCTTATCCTCTAATGCACGTTTTGCTAAATCCTCATCGCCTGCTTCTAACGCCTTAATCGCTTGTTCCTCACGTTTTTGTGCCATCTTTTCTGCATCTTGATATTTTTTATACAGAAGTTTTTCATTCGCTATCAATTTAGCAACAGAAGTTTCAGATTCGCGGATATCCTCTGCCATCTCTCTCATCATTTGATCTAACATTTTTACTGGATCCTCTGTTCGGTCTAACATCGCATTTAATTCAGAGCCTACAACTGTTTTGACACGCTTAAAAAATTTAAACATCGTTATTCCCCCTTA
This genomic stretch from Desertibacillus haloalkaliphilus harbors:
- a CDS encoding PspA/IM30 family protein; its protein translation is MFKFFKRVKTVVGSELNAMLDRTEDPVKMLDQMMREMAEDIRESETSVAKLIANEKLLYKKYQDAEKMAQKREEQAIKALEAGDEDLAKRALEDKKSHSEQAESLKESYDTAKADADALREKLEEMKNEYNEMKLKKDSLKARAESAKTRKKMNRAMSSVGNDQSKQGFERMEEKVMEMEAEAETTEDLHASSRSLDDELDALDKNSVDDELEALKKRLGKE